The genome window aatgttttcaaaacaaaaaacattcTCTTCGTTCGGACCAAACTAATTTATGCATTCATGAGATAAGAAGGCGACGCCCCTTTCTTAGAACGTTATATTcacaaaaaacattttttatggtAATCTCTCTTTTTTTATCGCTGACAAGTccattaatttaattgtttaccGTCGCATGTGAAATACTTTCAGTTGTCTAACAAATATGCTTCACTAAGCTATCAGACAATCTGAAATACACGGGTCAGTAATAAACGAATCGAAAGTGTGAGACAATCAGTGGAACAAAATGTGGATGCTCAAGGGAAGATGGAGCGACTTGCTACTCCCATTGGCATTTGGTAAGTGCAGATCTCTTTAAGTTACCCGGTAAAGCTAGTTAGAATCGATCGAAACCAGTTTGCTGGTTCCATTTCGCTTTTTTCTTCGGATTGGGTGAGGGAACGGGAGCAAGGTCGTTCGAGTCGCACTAAGgaaaaaaatgttgttttatGTCAGCCTGCCAAATATTAGAGCTTATGCAATCCCTGAATCCACCAAACAGCTCCCCCACCTCCACCAAGTGCAATGTGCCGCATTGCATTTTGCCTTGCGAAATGCCAACCATTTCAACGCGAGGCTTTGACCATCAATTGCCGTTGACAATATGAAAATGAAGTTTAAATGCCTTGCCATCGGATGCGACACCGTCCGAAATCCCAAATACGTGCGCAAAGTTGCGTTTTAAGTATATTTGTGTATCGTAGCGAAAGTACGCAAAGCGATGGTTCCATCGCGGATTCGTCCACGTCCGTCAGGCTCCGTGGATAATCCGCACAGTGGACCGCGGAGCTTACATTCAAATTTTACGACATTGCATACACTTATGtgcgatttaattaaaacttacgAGCTGCTCCTCCACTTCCtccatttcaattaaaacataaaacaatttagcgaaaaaaaattggaacaaaataaataatttgtaatAGTACTGCCATAAAGGCTCAGCGGATAACAATAATCTAACTAGTTGCATGGTCAATCTAAGCGCAATgttattttattgatttaaatCAATTAACGACGGTCGGTGCCACTGTGGAAGCGACAGAGTAATCTATGGAAAGCCTTGTATTGATGGAATGGCATACAAATTATTATCGCCATCAACATCATGGACGGCATTCGCGACGGTGCATTACAGCGCCAAGTGGATATCTAAACTGGACGCCAAAACTGGTGGGTGCGGATTGGCGAGGGATTCATAGTTGGAGCCGTGGGGCAAAGTTGAGGTAAACGTGCTCCACATCGAGTGCGCGGCATTTGCAGtgaaaatgcaatttcccATCAACGGGGGAGCGCAGCAGCAAGGAATGTGTGCATTTGTCTGGCACTGACTTCGTGGGAGATTGGGCAGATGTTTTGGAATTCCAAGCGCTGCATCCATGTAAAAAATACCTGGAGCGGGTCGAGTTCGTCCGAAATATTCCAAAATGCATAGCGCACGGCAGAGGATGGGAAAGAAATGAATCATTCCTGCAAAGAAAACACACACTTCCCGGAGCAATTATGCTAATAACTTCCCAAAGCCGAGCAACTTGGCTTACCTAATGGCCAAAAACCAATTACACTCATCATCACAGTCATTCATTTAacagccaaaaacaaaattcggCCCAAGTTCACTAATTGCCGCCGCCAACAGTTTACATTTTACATAATTCGCAAGTTTTGTCAACTTTCTGCGGTGCCTAATAGTTGCAGACCCACAATTTGAAGGTCCATTAATTTGCTTTGGACAACCCCAGCTGGAAAACAAGATTTTTCACTTCCCATGTGCAGCGTAAgaaaaaagcagcaaaagaGCGGGAGTTTTGGGTTTGGGGCGTGAAAGGAAAAAGTaaaatgttggccaaaataaaaaacaaaagtggAAAACCAAATTCAACCACACGTTGGCGGACATTGTCTGTGTCAATGACTCTGAAATGATTTCAACGCCAATTTCTCGTTTCGCTTCTCAGTTAGCCGTCTACGTTTCACCGATCGCCACTGATCCAAAACTGCGGGTCAGCAGGCGTACGTGGACTTTATTAGCAATTGGATAATTGACATAATAAGATGTTCGAATGGATAGAAAGCCGGCGGAGCCTGATCCATTTGAGCCACTTTCGAACGTCGAGTGATGATGCTACTTGAATGTTTAACCCACGTTAATTAAAGCCATCTGACTTATAAGCCACATCTGAGTATAATACTTCAAATGTGAATACTTTTCCTACACAGTTCAAATCATTTTGAGCTGGAAAAATCTAAATATTTCGTGCATAAATAATGAAAGAGATTccgattttatttattgatttcgtTTACAACAAATTTACATACGAAATCAATTTATACGTTGTTCAACCaacaaaagtattaaaaaaagtattattaaaaactataaaGCGTTTATTACCTAACGCTATaattaaaaccaaataatAAGCGGAGCATATTAGGcgtaattattttttaattcttACATTGATTTTATAACTATGCAAACGAATAATGCAATCAATAATTACTATTTCGTATGAATTTGTCTACTGCAGTGTGACGTTGATTTATCATtgaataatacaattaatttaCTTAAGGTAATATTTGTGAACATTTCCAAgaatattaaacaaataagGGAGCTTTTTATTATCTTAGATCTCAATGGCTGGCTATAAAAAATATCAGATCTACGCTGCGCTACACAATAAGCTGGTTTTAACCCGCAGTTCATTTTGTTAGCAATTAATAACTGCAAATATTATCTTAACCCTATGATagtctttaaatatttcaaaatgttaTGCATGGTTGGTAAAATAGTGTTTTATATGAAAGAAATACCCAACTATCTGATtaacatatataaatattaattacttgttctgcttttataacggataaaaacaaatttatgcgcttttatattaataattctttatttAGAAAATTGATGGTGGAAGTTAAAAAAAAGTCCTAGAAGGTAATTTCTtttaactttttatttttaagaatatGAAATACTTTTAAAGCCATTTAATCGAAGTGCTTTTACAACTCGAAGGGGTCAAAATAAGCCATACAATTCGCTGTAGGTTAAAGTGGCTGTTATGGGTGGGAATCGTATAAATATCCACGAGTGTGCTTTAGAGAACCTCAGTTTTTGTACCTAAATCAACGAATGAGATGCACGGAAGCAGCCAGCTGACTTTGACCTTGGCTTTGGCCTCCATGCTCATCTGCTTGGGATGCAATCACGCCCTAGCCCAGGACGACCTCTTCCGGTGCAGTGTGCAGTACAGATGCTCGGATGTGAAAGAGTTGGTTTGGGCCATGGCCGACGAACGTTGCCATGTCTTTCACAACAATTGTCTGCTGAAGGTCGAGCAGTGCGCACGAAAAAACAGCGGAAAATCGGAGCTGATTGAAACCACGCGGGAGATCTGCAAACCCAGCTGCACCAAGGATTGCCCGGATATCTATGACCCAGTGTGTGCGCAGATCTTCCAGGAGGAGTATTTGACTTTTAGTAACGATTGCGAAATGcgaaactatatttgcacaaATGAGAGACGTAagttaaatgttttaaaaactaCGAAAGGATTGTTTATAGACTGAATTTTATTCTTATACAGCTTACTCATTTATTTCCGTCGGTGAATGCGTGGAACAGCCAGTTGGTTAGGTCTGTATAACAGACTTGTTTATAAAATATAGAAGGAAATACATGTAGAAAAACTGGCTATGAAACTtacaaattgcaaaataaCAACTTATATTAGATTTTGAAGGAACACTCCCTAAATGCAATTTAACCCACTTTTTTTGAGGCGCCTTGACCAAAAACAGGATCTGCAAACCAACTAcagaaaaaaatcaaataaaatgaaaaaataaaaataaaggcAAAGCTCAGATGTGTTGCAATCGTGTCTTTAATGCTTAAGCTGGCCAACAACAAGTTGCACAACTTTTACGCAGCCACTTCAAGCCAGCAATTCAAGTTCAATGTTGTCTGGCTTTTCCAGCGACCACGCGCTGCCCACCACTCTCTTCCTGATTGGCCGCGATTGATCGGATTTAATTAAGGAaaattttgcatttgcaatatgcaaaaataaaaaaaaatcatttaagcAGGCAGCCAGCCAACAACAAAGAAACTCCGCAGCGCCAATGTCCTCGGGGCCGTTTCGCAATTACGCGACGTCCGAGAGAGCTGGTTGCAACATTTTCCTCCGAGTCCCCATCGAATCTGTCCAGGTTGCAGTTCCAGCCCACAGATTTGCTTTCATTTGAATTAACTTGGTTGCTTTTCATTGTACCCTACAAGAGGCTCTATTCACTTGCTGGAAAATTAGTAATTTGAATACACTAAGTTGAAGTATGAATAACTCTTTAAAACTCTATAAAATACAATTAGTTTTCAATCATTTATGTAATTGCATTTGACTGATGTTGATCCCTACACTAGGGCATCTTTAGCTCATTGAGTTCcgaaatttaatattaaataaaatcattataatttattatctACAAGGGTGTTTGGTATTTCAGTGCCCCCATAAATGCCTAACCACCTTTCTTGTTTTCCTTATTCATTCGGATTTGCATTTCTTGCCGAGTTTCTCACTCTCGAAGTCTCTCATCCACTTTTCACCCAATGGATTTGATTGTTTTATGGCCGTTGGCAAATTTACACAATATACCATGCCGAATAGTTATCAACTTGTCCAAGAAGCGAACTGCAAGTCAAGTGCCTTTCCACAGGCGGAAGAAATACTCACAATGCAAATTTCCCACAGATGAAACAAGCTCAACGCCTTGTTCGACGCCTGCGATAATAACTTAATTGATTTATAGATCTAACATCTAAGTCTAACCGATATTTGGACGGTGCCGTTTTCGGCAATATTGTATATGCAAAGTGTGGGGGTTGGCCGATGAGCTAAAAACCGGTGAACAGAATCggtttttaatttaactttGATATCTTTAGGTCATTAAAGTTTTCTTTGTCTCATCGCAACTAATGACAGAATTTGAAAGTCAAACAAAACTCATTTGTTTCGCTCTCTAATTAACAAACAAAGAAGTTCACGCACTACAAGCATATTCCAAGTAAATTCGCTAATGAAAATTACATAAGAAAATccaaaagaagaaaaatgaTTCCGAGGAAATTAGACGCTTGTCTGACTAAAAAAAAGTTAAGTAAATGACATGGTAACAAAAATGACGCATAATTTATTCAAAACCAATTTTAggttcatatttattttaaaaaaatttaaagaacCATCATACGCACActgttataaaataaatatacatacaagcaagaagttaaatcatttgaaaAGATTTCGAAAGTAGTTTTTGCAAAACATCCAAATTTGGTGGTTTTTACGGCTACAGAAATTTGACTATACATTTTTATgaatctgtgtgtgtgtgttgaagcgctataattatttttttttaattctctgcgatatttatttaaacgtCTTTTTCAATTTGAATCACAGCTCCGAGGCACATTTACTcataacaaaaaaagaaaaaaaaaaacattgaacAGTCATACCTGCTGTGATTCCAAGCCAAGTCTTAAATTACCTCACACGACCGTAAAAACTGGGCTAAAAGCAAAAGccacaaaataataataagaagcCGAAAAATTGCATGGCAGATGCCTTGAATAAACCAGCATGCAATGGTATGAAAATCCATGGCTTAGGTGTAAACTGTGTGAATATTTTTCGCTTATTACACgcattttgttattatttttattatttagcCCCCCTCCGTTTTTTTTGGAAACTACACGAAGCCTTTTGCCAAATAAAGtcttaaatgaaaaatgtcaACACATGAGACGATGTTTTTCATGATTATTAAAACGAGCAAGTGAAGTGGGGTATAACTCGGGTGGCACTAGATGATGTGTAAGCCAACAAAGCGCCGCATTTGGTAAGAGACATTCCATTGTTATTGCTGAGGTTGTACCTGTAAGTGCAACTGAAACTGTAACTGTAACCGAAACTGTAGCTTTAACTGTAAGTGAGCCTATAGACTGAACTCAGAAATTGCTGATGTACTTAGTGCAATGATGACGGGCTCGTGCGTAACTTAAACGAGAAACAGTAGTACACGACGGTTAAACGAACTAACTCATACCCTCTAAAAGCGTCAGTTTTAAAAACAGCAATAACTTATTCTTGAAATGAATAtagaatattattttaaacatataaTTTTTCCATGTTGGTCTGTTATATACCACCTTACCTACTTTTTGtacaaaacaaattattaaaaaatggtATGATATAACAGTATCATCATAAACTAACCCATCGTCTTGAGCTGCTTATACACATTTTTCATTCACCTGCTGACAGTTGACACCATGACATAATTGCGTATTGTTGTTAAAGTTTCGGCTCGGTTTAGTAAAATAGTGCACCACCCCAGCCTTTTGGGACAAGAAGTGTTGGCATTTGGGCTTTAATTAGTGGTCTAATTACCAAGTCAGTGATATATGAACTAGTGaaagctgcaacagcagcttCATCGAATATTTGTGGGCCAAGTGGCGCGTGTTAAAACCAAACTGGCATGACTTAAAAAGCACACACCGCCTGCATAGATGAAATAGCTCGGATTAGAGTCAAGCAAAATCAGAGGGTCGACAAATATGGCTAAGACCAACTCAAGCCAACTCGTCGCAATAGCCACCAAGTGCACTTGTTGCGTCTGAATGCTCAAAATAGCTGAATAACTCAAATCGTTTGCCttattgcaaataaattatatacaatAAGCACATCATTCGGGATGCGACTTGGGGATGGAACAGGTTGATTGGTTAAATAAAGGAAAGTTGCTATCCCATTGATGTAATGACCGCAATCACGAGCAATTTTAGCAGGCTAATCAAATgtggaattttttttttgcctcgATTGTTTTCCACCGTGgataattgaattaattttttaatgctTTATATTATTTGAGGAACTGCAAGTTATTAATGGGAATTAAAAGTTGGTGGTCAAGTAACTttcaaaaatcaataaaaagaaaaaacgatTCAGTCAGtttttataaaagaatatttaaGAAATCAATATAGAAAATAAGTTAGTTAAATCATATCTGACGAATAAGGTATGATAAAATTGTTATCCGGTTGCAAATGTGACTATTAGCTAAAACTGCTGGAAATATGAAATTCATTAACAACTTAATCGAAATAGCCATAAGCTAAAACATTGAATCATCACATTACCAACAGAAATTCAAAGAGTTAAACTGAGCAGGAAAATCACATCAAGGTGTTGTGGCAACTTTCAATTacattttccgttttccgaCGAATTGGACACGCTACACAGAAAAATGGAGCAAAATTGTTGCTCCGCATAAACCAATTTAGCTCAAAAATTGTCCAATATTTCGCC of Drosophila mauritiana strain mau12 chromosome 3R, ASM438214v1, whole genome shotgun sequence contains these proteins:
- the LOC117143098 gene encoding uncharacterized protein LOC117143098, yielding MHGSSQLTLTLALASMLICLGCNHALAQDDLFRCSVQYRCSDVKELVWAMADERCHVFHNNCLLKVEQCARKNSGKSELIETTREICKPSCTKDCPDIYDPVCAQIFQEEYLTFSNDCEMRNYICTNERPYSFISVGECVEQPVG